One genomic region from Mytilus trossulus isolate FHL-02 chromosome 9, PNRI_Mtr1.1.1.hap1, whole genome shotgun sequence encodes:
- the LOC134684995 gene encoding arylsulfatase I-like, which produces MDTIYSFYFMVTIFSLVSAYRKPNIIFIVADDLGWNDVGWRNPKIKTPNLNRLAKNGVILNSSYVSPTCTPSRNSILTGVYPFKVGLQHSSLLPQDTRHLSLDTPTLPERLKKLGYSTHMIGKWHLGFCDWKHTPVHRGFDSFLGFLNGGQDYYKHKKENAYDFWLNKTVYYPPKGEYSTKTFTRRAVDLFRQHKGKKNPMYLYLSYQAVHTPLQVPKKYERIYKHVTNKDRRTYNGMVTAMDQSVGTILSALRKYKMLGNTIIVFTTDNGGAANIAGSNLPLRGSKTTLWEGGTRGVGFVYSKRLFKRKYVHEGLFHAVDWVPTLLAAAGGKQDKKLDGINQWPMLRGGKPSKRNGFVYSISETSAAIRIGDYKLIVGSPGIYNQWFTIPKTKSFCNSGKVAEDIFLYDNLNNAVRNIKSYISWFGSTLPGYSYWRHYKRLQALQKCKQKIKEERQKWVFPKFLLFNIKEDPTETKNLAGSKPMVFRKLKSRLERYWKRAKIFPKQSTFSNNTGIVNGVWTPGWC; this is translated from the exons ATGGATactatatattcattttattttatggtGACAATATTTTCCTTAGTCAGTGCATATCGGAaaccaaatataatttttattgttgCTGACGACTTAG GTTGGAATGATGTCGGATGGAGAaatccaaaaataaaaacacccAATTTAAACAGACTTGCCAAGAATGGAGTTATACTAAACTCTTCCTATGTCAGTCCCACATGCACACC ATCTAGAAACAGTATATTAACGGGAGTTTATCCATTTAAAGTTGGATTGCAG CATAGTTCTTTACTACCACAAGACACTAGACATCTGTCATTGGACACTCCGACCCTTCCAGAGAGGCTGAAAAAGCTAGGATATTCCACTCACATGATAGGAAA atggcatttaGGGTTCTGTGATTGGAAGCACACACCTGTACATAGAGGTTTTGATTCTTTCTTAGGATTTTTGAATGGTGGGCAGGATTACTATAAGCATAAAAAAG AGAATGCCTACGATTTTTGGTTGAATAAAACAGTTTATTATCCTCCAAAGGGAGAATACTCAACG AAAACGTTTACTAGGAGAGCAGTTGACCTTTTCAGACAACACAAAGGGAAAAAGAATCCAATGTATTTATATCTGTCCTACCAAGCAGTTCACACCCCTCTTCAA GTTCCCAAGAAATATGAGCGTATATACAAACACGTTACAAATAAAGATCGACGTACTTATAACG GAATGGTAACGGCTATGGACCAATCTGTTGGTACAATTCTCTCTGCTCTGAGGAAATACAAAATGCTGGGCAATACAATTATTGTATTTACTACTGAT AATGGAGGAGCAGCAAATATTGCAGGAAGTAATCTGCCTCTCCGTGGGTCTAAGACGACATTGTGGGAAGGTGGTACTCGTGGGGTCGGGTTTGTGTATAGTAAGAGATTGTTCAAGAGGAAATACGTTCATGAAGG GTTGTTCCATGCTGTTGATTGGGTGCCCACATTGTTAGCTGCGGCTGGCGGTAAACAAG ACAAGAAATTAGATGGAATAAACCAGTGGCCTATGTTACGTGGAGGTAAACCATCTAAAAGAAATGGATTCGTCTACTCTATAAGTGAAACAAGTGCTGCAATACG AATTGGTGACTACAAACTTATTGTAGGAAGTCCAGGGATTTATAACCAATGGTTTACAATACCCAAAACAAAGTCGTTCTGTAACAGTGGAAAAGTCGCCGAGGATATATTTTTATACGATAATTTGAATAATGCTGTCCGTAATATAAAGAGTTACATCAGTTGGTTTGGAAGTACATTGCCTGGGTATTCTTATTGGCGACATTATAAACGATTACAAGCTCTACAGAAGTGTAAACAAAAGATTAAGGAAGAAAGACAGAAGTGGGTGTTTCCTAAGTTCctcttatttaatataaaag AGGACCCTACTGAAACCAAGAATCTGGCCGGAAGTAAACCAATGGTATTCAGGAAATTAAAAAGTCGTTTGGAAAGATACTGGAAAAGAGCTAAGATTTTCCCCAAGCAATCTACATTCAGTAATAATACTGGAATAGTCAATGGAGTCTGGACACCTGGGTGGTGCTAA